In Candidatus Palauibacter australiensis, the following are encoded in one genomic region:
- a CDS encoding pyridoxal phosphate-dependent aminotransferase encodes MEDGRASGAEGGARTPPGRLAGIPGFDIDGVARAAESDPGILRLENLDTDLRPPVAAVAATRAALESPAANSYLPFTGRADLRAAAARHVGRLSGRDYDPDRECVITAGGTEGLLNALLATVDPGDEVIVTDPTYAGMLQRVRLAGARPRLAPWRYEAAGSWRLDLDALAGCVGDRTRALFIMNPSMPSGGVLDAGDWAVVAELCRRHDVWLLYNAAMERILYDGRPYLHPASLPGMRERTLTVGSVSKEHRMIGWRTGWIVGPAAAMAAVAKVGIYNVVTGVGIGQPGALAALTAADEAEDVAASVRRWERRRNAVLEALRDYPIRPAAGGWSLLVDTRPLGLTARELSGRLLARARVAATPMDAWGGPDAEYQLRLVFSNEPAARLQSLGDRFAGAL; translated from the coding sequence CTGGAGGATGGGCGGGCGAGCGGCGCGGAGGGCGGCGCGCGCACACCGCCAGGGCGGCTGGCCGGCATTCCGGGGTTCGACATCGACGGGGTGGCGCGGGCGGCGGAGAGCGATCCCGGCATCCTCCGGCTCGAGAACCTCGACACCGACCTGCGCCCGCCCGTGGCGGCCGTGGCCGCCACCCGCGCCGCGCTCGAATCGCCGGCCGCCAACAGCTACCTGCCCTTCACGGGCCGGGCCGACCTGCGCGCGGCGGCCGCCCGGCACGTCGGCCGGCTGTCCGGGCGGGACTACGATCCCGACCGGGAGTGCGTGATCACCGCGGGCGGCACGGAGGGCCTGCTCAACGCCCTGCTCGCCACCGTGGACCCGGGCGACGAAGTGATCGTCACCGACCCCACGTACGCCGGCATGCTCCAGCGCGTGCGGCTGGCGGGTGCGCGCCCCCGGCTCGCGCCCTGGCGGTACGAGGCGGCCGGGAGCTGGCGCCTCGACCTCGACGCCCTCGCCGGGTGCGTCGGCGACCGGACGCGGGCGCTCTTCATCATGAACCCGTCGATGCCGTCCGGCGGCGTGCTCGACGCCGGCGACTGGGCCGTCGTCGCGGAACTCTGCCGGCGCCACGACGTGTGGCTGCTCTACAACGCGGCCATGGAACGCATCCTCTACGACGGCCGCCCCTACCTGCACCCCGCCAGCCTCCCGGGCATGCGGGAACGCACGCTCACGGTCGGCTCGGTCTCCAAGGAGCACCGCATGATCGGCTGGCGCACGGGCTGGATCGTCGGGCCGGCCGCCGCCATGGCCGCCGTCGCAAAGGTCGGGATATACAACGTCGTGACCGGCGTCGGGATCGGGCAGCCCGGCGCGCTGGCGGCGCTGACCGCCGCGGACGAAGCCGAGGACGTGGCCGCGAGCGTCCGGCGCTGGGAGCGGCGCCGTAACGCGGTGCTCGAAGCGCTTCGCGACTACCCGATCCGGCCCGCCGCGGGCGGCTGGTCGCTCCTCGTCGACACCCGGCCCCTCGGCCTCACCGCCCGCGAGCTTTCCGGACGGCTCCTCGCCCGCGCGCGCGTCGCCGCCACTCCGATGGACGCCTGGGGCGGCCCCGACGCCGAGTACCAACTCCGCCTCGTATTCAGCAACGAACCCGCCGCCCGCCTCCAGAGCCTCGGCGACCGCTTCGCCGGCGCCCTGTAG